The following is a genomic window from Streptomyces chrestomyceticus JCM 4735.
GCAAGCTGATCCGGCTGCTCGTCAACGACGAACCGTTCGACCTGCGCTACGGCCGGCTGCGCAGCCACGAACGCGTACTGGACCTGCGCGCCGGCGTACTGCGCCGTACCTGCGAATGGACCTCGCCGGCCGGCTGCACCGTGCGGGTGACCTCCACCCGGCTGGTCTCCTTCACCCAGCGGGCCGTCGCCGCCGTCGCCTACGAGGTCGAGCCGCTGGACTCCGAGGTGCGGGTCGTCCTGCAGTCCGAACTCGTCACCAACGAGCAACTGCCCGAGTCCGGCGGCGACCCCCGGGTCTCCTCGGCGCTGCACAACCCGCTGGAGGCGGAGGAGCACTTCGCCTCCGACGCGCGCCTGCGGCTGATCCACCGCACGCGGCGCAGCGGACTGCGGGTGGCGGCCGCCGCCGACCACATCGTCGACGCCCCCGAGGGCACCACCCGTACCGACGGCGAGAGCGGCGACGACGTCGCCCGCTACACCGTCACCGCGCTCCTCGAACAGGGGCAGCGGCTGCGGCTGGAGAAGACGGTGGCGTACGGCTGGTCCAGCGCGCGTTCGCTGCCCGCCCTGCGCGACCAGGTGGACGCGGCGCTCGCCGGGGCCCGCAGCACCGGCTGGCAGGGCCTGGCCGACCAGCAGCGCGCCTACCTGGACGACTTCTGGGACCGCGCGGACGTCGAGGTCGACGGCGACGCGGAGATCCAGCAGGCCGTCCGCTTCGCCCTCTTCCACGTCCTCCAGGCGGGCGCGCGGGCCGAGCAGCGCGCCATTCCCGCCAAGGGCCTGACCGGCTCCGGGTACGACGGCCACACGTTCTGGGACAGCGAGACGTTCGTCCTGCCGATGCTGACGTACACCTCGCCCGGCGCCGTCGCCGAAGCGCTGCGCTGGCGGCAGAACACGATGGGCGCCGCCCGCGCGCGTGCGGAACAACTCGGCTTCCGCGGCGTCGCGTTCCCGTGGCGGACCATCGAGGGCTCGGAGTGCTCGGCGTACTGGCCGGCCGGCACCGCGGCCTTCCACGTCAACGCCGACATCGCCGACGCGGTCGTCCGCTACGTCTGCGCCACCGGCGACGAGGAGTTCGAGCGGGAGACGGCCGTACCGATCCTGGTGGAGACCGCCCGGCTGTGGCACTCGCTGGGCCAGCACGACCACCACGGCACGTTCCACATCGACGGCGTCACCGGCCCCGACGAGTACAGCGCCGTCGCCGACGACAACGTCTACACCAACCTCATGGCCCAGGCGAACCTGCGGGCCGCCGCCGACGTGGTCGAACGCCACCCGCGCGAGGCCGAGGCGCTCGGCGTCGACGACGAGGAGAGCGCGTCCTGGCGGGACGCCGCCGAGGCGGTGGCCGTGCCGTACAACCGCAGCCTGCGGGTGCACGAACAGTCGGCGGGCTTCACCACCCACCAGACCTGGGACTTCTCCGGCACCCGCACGGACCAGTACCCGCTGATGCTGCACTTCCCGTACTTCGACCTCTACCGCAAACAGGTCGTCAAACAGGCCGACCTGGTCCTCGCCCTGTACAAGCGCGGCGACTGCTTCGACGACGAGCACAAGGCGCGCAACTTCGCCTACTACGAGCCGCTGACCGTACGCGACTCCTCCCTGTCCGCCTGCGTCCAGGCGGTCGTCGCCGCCGAGGTCGGCCATCTGCGCCTGGCCTACGACTACTTGGGCGAAGCGGCCCTGATGGACCTCCAGGACCTGGAGAACAACACCCGCGACGGCCTGCACACCGCCTCACTTGCCGGCACCTGGATCGCCCTGGTCGCCGGCTTCGGCGGCATGCGCCACTCGGGGAAGGGCCTGACGTTCGCACCGCGCCTCCCCGAGAAACTCAGCCGCCTGGCGTTCTCGGTCCAGGTGCTGGGGCGTCGGCTCCGCGTCGAAATCACCGCCAAGACGGTGACGTACAGCATGGTCGAGGGATCGCCGCTGGAAATACAGCACTACGGCGAACCGCTCACCGTCTCCGACAAGGCCCCCCAGGAACGGGAGATCCCGGAACTCCCCGCCCGCCCGGAGCCGGCCCAGCCGCCGGGGAGGCGGCCGTTGCGGAGGCACTGAGCACGCGGGGCGGTACGGCTCGGACATGAGCCGAGCCGTCGAGGTCCCTCCCCGCCCCTCGGCCCGCTGTCGGGCCGGGGCCGGGGAGGGCCCACGAAACGCGTTACTGATTCGCCTTGCCGACCGCCGCGACGGCCTCCTTGGCGGCGGTCTCGGCGGACTTGAGGAGGTCGCTCGGGTCGGGGGCGTCGGCGCCGGCCAGGCCCGCGCCGTTGTAGTTGACGGTGACCACGACGTTCGCGGTGCGGGCGACCACCGTCTGGTTCTTGAAGTCGGAGTCGTCCTTCTTCAGGTCGTAGGTGATCCAGGACGACTCGTCACCGTTGCCCTCGACCGCGCCGGTCTTGACGTTCTTGGCGCCCTGGGTGGCCTTGGCGGCGTCGACCTGCTTCTTGTAGAAGTCGGTGGCGCGCTTCTCGCCGGTGCCCAGGGTCGGGTCCGAGTCGTAGCGCTGGAAGCCGACGTCCAGCCAGCGGTACTGGGTGCCGTCCACGCCCTGGGAGTCGGAGCTGTTCCAGGCGCAGTAGCCGCGGGCCATGGCGTCGGAGGACTTGCCCTGTTCGCCGTCGGCGTTCTTGGTCTTGGGGACCAGCTTCTTGACGGTGTCCTGGGACACGGCCTGGCAGGGGTTGGGCAGCTTCTTCAGCTTCGCGGGCGCGACGCTGGGGGAGGAGCTGCCGCTCTTGCTGGGGGCGGCGGACTTCGATGCGCCGCCGCCCGACTCCTTCTTGCCGGAGTCGTCGTCGGAGGAGCAGCCGGCGACGAGCATCACCGGTACGGCTGCGCAGGCGAGGAGGCTGGCGAGTCGCTTGGCTGAACGGTGCATGGTTCCTTCGCTGTTCGTCGTCGTTCGGCGCGTCGCACTGGACGCCGTCGGGTGCCGCGGCGGGCCGGGTGCGGTCCGTCCGCGGTACGTCCTTCGGAGCGCGCGGCGACGCTGCCGCGCGCGGGGCTCGGGGGCACACGGTACGCGGCGGAAGGCGGCCGGAGGGCGATTCGTGACGTTACTCGCCGGACAAACCGGACTATTCGTTGAAGCGGTCGGCCAGCTCCTGGGCCAGCGCCTGGGCCTTCTCCTGAAGATCCCTGCTGTCGGGCAGCGTCGTCTTGTCGGCCGACCACTGGTCGTAGGAGAGGGTCACGATGACGTTCGAGGAGCGGAAGACGATCGTGACGTCCCGGTGCACACCGCTGTCCGCGGTGACCAGCTTGTCGTTGAGGAAGGCGGCGTCGGCGAGGCCGTCCAGGACACGTGGGGCGATGTCGGAGCCGGGTGTGTCGCTCGGGCTCCCGCTCGGGGAGGCGGGCGGTGAGGAGGAGGCGGGGGACGCCTTGCCGCCCGCGGCGACCTTGCCGGCCGCCTGGTCGTCGTCGGGACCGTCGTTCTGGGTGCCCTGGCCGTCCGGGGTGTTCTGGCCGGGCTTGCCGCCCTTGTCGTCCTTGCCGGAAGAGGAGGAGGGTGTGGGGGAGGTGCTGCTGCCGCCTGCCGGGAGCTGGGCGGCGAGCTCCTTCTTCCCGTAGACGTTCTGTGCCTTGTCGTCGTCGCTGACGGCGGGGTCGTAGGAGACGACCCGCTCGAAGTCCAGGGTGAGGTGGCGGGTGCCGTCGGGCGCC
Proteins encoded in this region:
- a CDS encoding glycoside hydrolase family 65 protein produces the protein MITHSSYACDPWILRETDLNLDVLPQSESVFALSNGHIGWRGNLDEGEPHGLPGSYLNGVHELRPLPYAEAGYGYPESGQTVINVTNGKLIRLLVNDEPFDLRYGRLRSHERVLDLRAGVLRRTCEWTSPAGCTVRVTSTRLVSFTQRAVAAVAYEVEPLDSEVRVVLQSELVTNEQLPESGGDPRVSSALHNPLEAEEHFASDARLRLIHRTRRSGLRVAAAADHIVDAPEGTTRTDGESGDDVARYTVTALLEQGQRLRLEKTVAYGWSSARSLPALRDQVDAALAGARSTGWQGLADQQRAYLDDFWDRADVEVDGDAEIQQAVRFALFHVLQAGARAEQRAIPAKGLTGSGYDGHTFWDSETFVLPMLTYTSPGAVAEALRWRQNTMGAARARAEQLGFRGVAFPWRTIEGSECSAYWPAGTAAFHVNADIADAVVRYVCATGDEEFERETAVPILVETARLWHSLGQHDHHGTFHIDGVTGPDEYSAVADDNVYTNLMAQANLRAAADVVERHPREAEALGVDDEESASWRDAAEAVAVPYNRSLRVHEQSAGFTTHQTWDFSGTRTDQYPLMLHFPYFDLYRKQVVKQADLVLALYKRGDCFDDEHKARNFAYYEPLTVRDSSLSACVQAVVAAEVGHLRLAYDYLGEAALMDLQDLENNTRDGLHTASLAGTWIALVAGFGGMRHSGKGLTFAPRLPEKLSRLAFSVQVLGRRLRVEITAKTVTYSMVEGSPLEIQHYGEPLTVSDKAPQEREIPELPARPEPAQPPGRRPLRRH
- a CDS encoding DUF3558 family protein, whose protein sequence is MHRSAKRLASLLACAAVPVMLVAGCSSDDDSGKKESGGGASKSAAPSKSGSSSPSVAPAKLKKLPNPCQAVSQDTVKKLVPKTKNADGEQGKSSDAMARGYCAWNSSDSQGVDGTQYRWLDVGFQRYDSDPTLGTGEKRATDFYKKQVDAAKATQGAKNVKTGAVEGNGDESSWITYDLKKDDSDFKNQTVVARTANVVVTVNYNGAGLAGADAPDPSDLLKSAETAAKEAVAAVGKANQ